In Thunnus thynnus chromosome 4, fThuThy2.1, whole genome shotgun sequence, the DNA window ctgaaaatatatatttaaaagtcCTTTCAGAAACATTTCTTTGATAGAAAatcaaaaagcaaataaaactgaaactgcagGGTACTGCAAGAGGTAAGTGAGAAATcttaatttgggtgaactgaccctttaatctGGACAATTGTGAATGGATTGAAGTGGAATGTGCACAAAAAGATAAAGCTGCTGTCCCTTCATCTGTTCAAGAATACTGTTGTATAATAACTAAACTGATATCAATTTGGTTTTGTCCACTGTCCAATTTTAGCTCAGCGCGCCACGCTGATGCCATCTTTACAAACAGTTACAGGAAAGTCCTGGGCCAAATCTCTGCCAGGAAGTTCCTCCAGACAATCATGGGCAAACGTCTTGGGTAGGTAGCACAGGAGGAATGATGTCACTCCAATTGTGTGTAAATCCAGCAGGAGCAACACTGAGTGCTCTTAGTGTACCCAGTGTAACACGATGAATCCTGAATgactggtgtgtgttttttccccacAGAGATGAAAGTGAGAGTTACGTGAAGCGTCAGTCAGATATCTATGAAGGGACGTATAAAGAAGATGTGACATCCATCCAGAGCAATCAGAGATACAGAGGAGTGCACGGGAATGTCATGAGACCCAGGTAAATAAATACCTTAAAATCCAATGCAGCCTCAGAAAATCAGAGCTCCAATAAAAACATTCCTAAACCCTAATCTGACTTGTAGTATTTCACTAACCTGAGTCTTTATTCTTTACAGACTGCTGAGTTGAGAAGACAAACTGAAGGCAGCCAGTACTCCTCACCACTGCACTTTTCAAAACCATCACTGCTTGTTTTCTTATACCTCCTCTAACCTGTTCTTTACAGATGCAAAtgatattgtcattttttaaaaattcccaTTAAAGCTGTGAAGAAACCCAACAACCCAGTTCATGACTGTGGAAAAAAATGGTACTGAGGATTTTAAGGATGTGCAGTCTTTTGTTCACAGAAACactatgtaacttttgtttAAGTAGCCACTGAAATAGCAACATGGATTAATGGTATTAATGAAATCTTGataaaaagtgtcattttttaagagtggAGAGTCATGCTGGTctatgcagtggtggaaagtaacaaagtaaAATGTGTGAAAGATTGAAAATTCTGAGGTAATAGTATTTCCATCTTATCCTACTTTATACTTTTCCACATTCTAGAGGAAAATATTGAATTTTTCACCATTATATAGTTACTGTTTATtggcagattaagattttatataCAGAATTTACAGGGCCAGATGAAATTGATTAAATGAGCTGTGGATCCCCGATTCAGTTGCCTAAATACTGATCCAGCCTTGAAAACATATGGTCTTCTCATAAAACATGATGTATTGATATAGATTAAACAACAGCCAAtagtatgtaaaatatttaaaatttgcTCCAGATTAACTGCACATAATTTGGCAACAGCATAAATaatggctgcattccatttagATTGTTGCACCAGCTGGCTCACTGACCTGGTTTAATGGGATGTTTACATGGACAGAAAGCATAATTAGTTTTATTAATTACAGCTGTTTCCTGCTATGATCATTCTAAATtctaaatgtctgctgtgataaAGGTGGTGTTGAAGCAAGATTGTGTaacttttaaagaaacaaatgaagagTTGAACTCATGAACtgtaaaacacacttttactcAGTATAATATACTGAGTGGTTTTGAGACATACTtagtctggtatgaccagtagcatatggtggctaatgttagcagatTTAGCTATATTACTGCATTTAACATTATCCTGTGATTATCACGTGGCCACAGTTCCATAGTCTTCAGTGACATCACATAATCCCCAGAGTAGCTCCACACAAGTTCAGGTCTAATCAGCCAGGAAAGGTGTATGCAGACTTTAAAGTCTTAATACTCATACTAATATGTGCAAGTTATTGGTCTCTTTAATCCTTCTTGCCTTCCTAATGCGACTaagaatgtatttttacactggactgttttctctccatttctaaATTGAAGTCTATGATGTATGATATTCTGTCTCTATTATCCCTCCACcacagctcagcaaggaaacattTTTAGGGAAACATAATTGTGTACAAAAAAGATCATGATTTTATAACTTTTACTGGTAAACAATCTTCTAAAACTGCACtgtgttcctgtttttctctacataagaaagacaaaaaaccTCCAGATTCACCttaatttctttatttcctcttcttcattACAAAAACAGCATATCCTCAAATTGCCcgtattttattattaacaaattTTCAGGGGGACGCAAACTCAGTATCAAACGGGACACCATCGCTCCTCCTACACATCACATTCACAGGCAAACACACTGGCATAGTGAGTCAAGATGAATGGTTCAGTGCTACCGCCAATGGTTTATTTATTATCAGCCGAAACATGCTGAGCAACAACTTCTGTTACGAGGTGAAGGGCATTGAGTGACAACAAAGAggaatgtacaaaaaaaaaaaagaaagaaaaaaaaaaaaaaaaaaaaaacccaacacacAAATCAACCCAAATTCCATCAAgaaaccacaaataaaaaccCTCGCTCACTTAGAAAACACTGGCATGTTggacaataagaaaacaaaatctcaCAGGAAGATGAAGTGCAATGATCAGTAGCTTTACAGCCCTCAGTAGAACCATCTGTCAGTGAGCGTTTGTCCAGTCTCTCGGAGACGCCGTGATATCTTAAATTCTTCCTTTTGGCAATACAGACAAACTGCATGTATAAACTGTTGATTAGATTCTTGAACTGccatgccattttttttttttttgtaaagtcCGATTTGATGAGTCGTTGAATGACTCcttggaaacaaaaaaaatgagctTCGTCAGTGTCTTCTTTCAATTTTCTTGCCCTTATTTTTTCTCAATTCTGtggaagagacaaaaaaaaaaagtggatgtTAGttatttcaaaacacatttcCCTTCACCAGCACACCACACTCTAGTATTAGTTAACACTTGATCAGTAACAAGTCATGTAAAGGGGGCTGATCATGCATTTTAATATGCGCCCTTCCACAACAAACGATGTCATTTGGCAAGAACACGCAGAAAATTCCCATGAGGCGTGTCATGAACAccaaacatttcactcaaacGCAATGGTACAACCAGAACCATGGGTGTTAGACCACGATGGAGGGATTACCACAGTGCGGGCATGGCTATGGTTGTAATGATCATGGAGGGATGAGTGAGAGGCAAATCAGAGGGgggaaagggaggggaggggaggggggggcaagTACATGTGAGTGAGCACCATCACACAGCCATGCACGCTGCCAGCCATTATGGAGATGCACTTGTGGATGCAATCTATGAGGATGCCCTTACTTCAGCCTGGAAGCACGACCGACTCATTTGTTACAAATGGGGGGGCTTTATCGTAGGCTCCTATACTTTGCCAACCTACTACTTTGCTCTGCAGCAATCCTGAAAGAGGAGTAAAGAGACAGCGAGGTGTGGATAGATGGGAGGTTAAAAAAGGACACAGAGACTagcaggaaagaagaaaaacaaagtcctcactggaaaatatgacatttgGGATCATCATTAATTGCAGTTTTCTACTTGCTCAAAAAGGGTTAAACGGGCTGTGGTAAGAGCAAGAAGAGTCATCAGTTATTCCGAAGTGAACAATTACAGAGTAATGTCTTGAGTCAGTGTCACAGGCGACAAATTGCTCACTCTGGCCCTCTGAAAGCTCTACATATTGATGGTGTGAAGAAATTGCCCACTCAGATCATCACTCTTGCGGATCTTGCTGGCAGGGTTGTCTCCTGGCAGAGAGCCTGGCATTCAAATCAGCCTCCGGGGACCAGCTGAGGAGCTCGATGTAGAATGGGCACTTTCCTCAGCTTTGGGGCTAAGAACTACCGAGAGGTCTCGAGGCACCAGAGTCCTCGTTGTCTGAAAGGGGctcgtctttctctctctggggTTAAGGACTCTCTAGGAACTATTTGTGCCAGGCACCATCAGGACACGTACCTCTTCACTGCTTTCTGGGCCAGCATGCGGTTCCCGGCGAGGAAAGTGACGCCACCGATAATCGCCAGGTACTTCAGAGTCTGGAACATGTTCAGGTGGGTCCAGTAGACGTACATCAGGCCCAGCAaggctgaaatgaaacaaaacaaacattaatatcCAAACAATACAGCTGCTGGGTAATTACACAATAAGGATCGCAggtaactattattttcattgtcaattcATCTGTAGATTATTTACTGGATttatcgattagttgtttggtccataaaatgtcagaaaacggtgaaaaatgtcgatcactgttccctcaaatgtcttgttttgtttccaccaacagtccacaacccaaaaatattcagtttactgtcacagaagaataaagaaaccagaaaatattcatatttgtgaagctggaatcagagaatttggctttttttctttaaaaatgactcaaaatcattaattgattatcaaaatagttggttgTTGTAGCTCTAAAGTCAATTTTGAACAGACTATGAAGATATACAtgtttattaaaacatactgtGTGTCAGTGGTTCCTCATGCTTTAAGGACAGGCTAAAGGTGCCGcaagatactttttttttttttttttttaacgtttcatttttataaattgtttCTTTATAAACATCTCACcccatataaaaaaaatgaggcGACATTTTCATGAAACATTACATTAATATAACATTTACAAACATATCAAAAAGGAAGAAACAGGCAAAAACTGATTGAaatcaacatattaaaaacTCTGTTAAATATGCAGTTAGGCAACAGCCAAGACTGGTGACGGCTCACGGTTGCAGGTTGCCATagtaacacaacacacattctGGCATGTGAGTTTTCCAGGTATACAGCAGATAGCGATAGCAACCATCGGAGCAAGCAAACGGATTAAACGGAGCTCAAGGACATGCTGACACGTCTCAACGCTCCCAGATGAGAAAATCAGACTGTACGATGAAAACGACTCAGCTTACAGTTTCCTATGGAGGAGGGAAGCTAGCTGTCCCAGAATGCCTCATCTGCAGGAAAAACTTTCAAATATGGTAACGGTGCCAAATAAGAAAACACCCTCTTTAGCCAGCAGAgatataaacaataaataaataaacaatatcaaTATAGAAAGTTCTTTGTTACATCTTATTTTATATTCTAAGAGCTGATTTTCCTACATGTATTGGGAATAATGGAGACCAGTTTCTAGAAATATGCTTCCTCAACTCTGAATGATTTCTAATACGAGAACATTTTTCTAAACTATTAGTGTTAAATGATGATTCTTCTTAAAAATCTTTCAATTCAGCAGAGAAGAGTATTACTAACTGGTGTCACAGCTGCAAACTAAATGATGgaaatcactcacacacacatacacagtcataATTTACTTCTAGATGATATTCACATTGATGGTTTGGTCCTCAGCAGCCTCACAGATGAAATAGTGAATATTACGTGACCTTGGAATCAAATTGATATTGTTTTTCAACATGTTGAAACTCTTCGTTGTATGGACTtcacccttttttttaaaaatatgtattaattgTTCCATGTGAGTATTACAATGAAATATGCTGCCTGCATTTGTGGAGTTTACTGTGCACATATGACGCCTGTGACATACACACAGCTGACTtcatgttgtacagattgtagaGGGAGGGGTCAGGCTGTTAGATCATCACTGGGTTGGGAGGACATTTCATATTGAGATTTGAATGTGTGGAATTTCATGAATAATGCATCACTAAAATGAATTATGATTATGCACGATGTCGCCCACGGTCATTAGTGCGATTCATTTATCATCTTGAACAAGAGCAGATGAGTAGTAGATGAAGaggctgttaaaaaaaaaaaaaaacaatcacatctGGGATAAACATTTGATTTCAAAGACGGGGACTAACCTGCATGTCCTAAATGGAAGAGAATAGTGCTGGGAGAGAAGCTGAAGTTGGAGATGTTGGCTCCGAGCTTAATCCActacagaggagagagggggggaaatAAAAGACAATGTTATTTTCATCCCCTGCGAGAGCTGCCAACAAAAGGGCTGAAATATTGTTTACCACCTCACAAACAAAGAACTGATCAGAGTCCACTGCAACAATAATTATTACTCAGCACTGCAAATGCcagggaaaacaaacacaccataGCTTTTATGatgtcaaattaaaacaagCATTATATTCATGGCTTGCTGGAGCCTCGTTCACTGTGTATGAAGGCTGCTGACTGAAGAGCTGAAGGGCTTTTCTGGGGAAAAAGCTGGAACATTGTGCAACAGTAGTAACAAAGCTGAGGGCTCTCTTACACAGGTTTTTAAATAATGCAGAACGCTTTGTTATTAGGTGTGTCTTAAGATGTTTTGCTGCTTAACTGAtggtaaaaaataaagagaacaaaacaggaaacatttcacacaaaatgtGCGTTATTACCAGAATGAGCAGAAGCAGGAAGGGGGACAGGATGAGTGCAGTGAAGGTGTTGGAAACCACCGTGGGAGGTTTCTTCTCTGGTTCTCTGAATAAGTGCTGCGGAGATAAGACAAGATTTATGCTGCTGAACTGACAGCTAGTGCATTGTCCTGCAGTGAATGTGATATAAATAAGGAACTACATGAGTATTACCTGGATCTCTGGTTTGGGAATGTAAAGAGTCTTGGGCTGAATGGTAGCTGGAGCCTCCTCATCGACAAACTTCAGCACAACATCGGCCTTTCAAAAGAATACAACTCAACTTTAGAGCTCGATATCACTGGCTGCTCACTTGTTACATCAGTAAATAATCCTGATTATCACCACCAATCTGAACAGACACTCACCACATTCCACAAGATGGGATTCTCTAAGGTAGCATCGCCAACGATGAGGTGCAGGGAATAGGTACCGGAGATGGAGTCGAACTCGGATTTCCGCTCTGCTGTGTCCAACTCAAACTTGTACAGGTTTTTGCTGTCGGGTTCGGCCACGAACACGACCTCTTGGCCGGTTTTCTGATTGTGCAGCCTCACAAAAgtctgagacagagacagagagggtaaattcattttaaacaagGTTGAGAATTTTTATGCAAACTGGTCACAGCGGCTGGCTTGTTTTTACGATTCTGGCCGACTAGATTTATAACATTACGGTTAGATGGGCGCAAAAGTGATTATAAAAGATGAAGTCAGCAGCAACAGACACGTTTTGCCCGCAAGCTGACGTGTGTTCATGCCAGACACTGATTACACACCTGGTGAGGGGTAAGTTCAACTCCAGTGTTGACGTCAACCAGCTGGAAGGACATGGCAAAGTTTTGGTGGCTGTCTGCTGTGAAGGGGCTCTTGGCTTTGGAAGGATAGTCCACCCTGGATCattagaaaacaacatttagtATTCTGCTGCAATGCAACTAGGGTTCAGTAAAAAGGTCTCTCTTATTAAACTTGTATCTAACCTGGTGGTCTTTGTGCCGATGCTCTGGTCCTTATCCACCACAGAGAGGTCCATGTTAGTAACAGCCACCTCAGTGGACACCTTCACTTTCAGCTACAGGTGACCAGAGgaggaacaaaaacacaaagtcacatcAAGTCAGGACATAAGTGCAACATACAAATCCCTAACTACCATCACTGTGATGATGAAGCCAGTGAACTTCTTGTGAATACTTTAAATTATGTGTGACCCATTCAACTTAAAACTCACCTCAACGTGATTGGCGACCAGTCGGCTATCTCCAGTTACTGCAACAGTGAACTGGTAATATCCGCTGGCTGGCTGGTTGGACATGAAGTTCAGTTCAAAGACACCGctgaaaaagcaagaaaaaacaagaattatACAACCTGTTCAAACCAAAACCAGACTACTCATTAGGAAACACTGCCTACACAACTCCTCACAATTGATTgacaaattaatgaataaatagacACATCTTGTGAAGAAACTGAATGTGTTTAGTTAAACATATTCTACACAGTCAATGAAATAGATCAATGATTACACAAAGACATATTTGTGCGATTGTATTACTTATATAATAGGAAAGTTATGTAGGCTGAGCGATGAGGTCATGAATGGTCATTGTGCTTATATTTCCCTATGCTGTTCAGATCATTTTCAAGTTGTGGGTTAAGGCCAGCACTTATTTCTCTATGATACATACTCATTAAGTGTGAAAGGTGCTTGGCTGAGTATGACGCTCTTGGAGGCCACAGCGTACGCAGATTCCACCAGCACGTTGGCTGAGGCCAGAGGTTGAGACATGACATCAGTAACAAGGAGCTGtgaatcagagagagagacagtgtcaGTATGAATGAGGGGATCAAAAACACAGTAGAGCGGCTCAGCTGATATCCAACATCTGTACCTGCAGAGTTGGCTGGCTGTGGGACACTGTGGCCGGGCCCTGAGCGCTGACGATGACCGGCACGTGGAAGCGGTTGCTGGAGAGGGCGGCGGCGGCGCTCGCCACGCTGAATGCCTCAGCCAGAGAGTCCCAGGATTTCTTGCTGAAGATGGAGTTCACCAGCTGGATGACTTGGTCCTGTGGGGAGAATATATCTTAGACACACATGTAGAGAAATTCTACAAGCTAGAATAAAACCTGACAGATAAGGTACCGTACCTCCTTGAGGGGGGGCTCCATATCCACATGATCTGACAGGGAATAAGCAGCAGTCACAAACATGGCGGTCGCCTCGAGTCCCTCTTCAAACTGGAGGTAGATGCCACCAAGATCATCCAAACGAGCTGTCAGATcctgagaggggaaaaaagcaaacaatgtgagaaaaaaattaaTCCATTGTGTCTTGCTCTGAGttggaaagaaaacacagacttCATATGAAGAGAACGGTGACACAGCACCACCTAGTGGAAGTGAAAGAGCTCACCTCAATTTCCTCCAGTATTCCTCCAAGTTCTGCCTGCTGGGAGAGGCGTGCTGCAGTTAGCAGAGCTGAGGTGATACTGTCAAAAGAGAACATACATTTGTTGTAAATTAAATTGATGCACTGCAGGACCTCCCTCCCCAGCACAGAATGTTACTGCACCCCGAAACCAACCCAACTTACGCCATAACATTGTCCTCCTTGTTGATACGAGCTGTCAGGGCACCTACAACTTCCTTAGATGCCAGAGGAAGCCCCAAAGAGCCGAGAGCGCTCACAGCCCGCTGAATCTGAGTCATGGTCGAGTCTTCACTAACCGCTGCCAGAAGGATGTCACGGGTTTCGTTGGACACGGGGATCtaagagtggaaaaaaaaatctcatattACCTGGTATTCAGGGGTTTGCATTATAGTACATTTTGTCATGTCAGTACAGTGTTAGTGACAAACTAACCAACTTCTAATATTTTCTTACTATCATTGCAATCAAGTGTAAGATTGTTTTAACATGACCAGGATGCAATAATGTGGTTTAATACtcaaatattgttatatttatcaGAAATTGGTCTGCTGATTATTGTAATTTATACTCCtccaaacaacatttttgaatattaaGAATGAAAGCAGGGCAGATAACAAGAGCAAGAGCGTGTGTTCATACCTCACATCCTGATATGGCTTGACTGGTCTCAGCAGCAAAGAAGAGTGAGTCAACACTGGTGGGGTCAAGCTGGGATTTCAGAAACTGGCATACTtcctaaaaacaaatatatactttattAATTTAAGGAACACtagtgtaataataaaatataatatacagaTGTAATTCACAGAGGTAATAGAATAATGATCAGGAAGTAAAATGTTCAGTCTTGTCGCAGCATAACCACGTATAAccgagtcatttttttttttaccttatgATCGGGAACAGTCGCTCCAAGCTTGGTCAGACCAACAACCGAATAGTATGCAGACTCCAGGTCAGTGAATTGCTGGCTAAGGAGGCTCTGCAGTCGGGCCACATCGGACAGGGAGAGGTAGTGAGCGGGTGTGAGCGCCTGAGCTCCAGAGAGAGCCAGGCTGAGGATGAACAACCCGAGCAGCCCTGCGGACATAACGTACAACGGAGACAAAATGAGCTGCTAGCTGGCTGAACGTGTTTTTACCACAGTGggttgaaaacaacaaaatatatttttacaccaCACTATCTCTTTCCTGATGATATAACGTTTTATTCATTCATCGAGTTAGCGCTGGCTCGTTCATTAGCTAGGAGGCAAGCTTGCTAACGTCAGTAGGAAGCAGCACACTGCATGAATTTCTTTCCCTAAATTCTACAATAGGGAACTCCCTAATAGCATACACGATGtataacacataaaacacacagaaaaaataaaattgtattcaCTGTTAATTTAGTAATTCACTTACTAGACCGGTCCATGTCTTGCAGTCTAATGCAGCGTCACCAAAACCGACGTTTGCTTCcggtgtcttcttcttctttggttttactGGCGGACTACAAGTATGCCGCCACCTACTGTAACGGAGTGTGAAACATCATGACTTTAAACAATAAacactaacaaacaaacaaaacgaAACCAAACAACGAAAAAAACGTTATAAACGAGATGTATTCTGGATAATAAACCTG includes these proteins:
- the ghrh gene encoding somatoliberin; its protein translation is MMEKAALLLFCCLVMSLSGSPLYPSIRFGQRDTSILMTSSLKNPAEQLEEDTGPRRERAELRSARHADAIFTNSYRKVLGQISARKFLQTIMGKRLGDESESYVKRQSDIYEGTYKEDVTSIQSNQRYRGVHGNVMRPRLLS
- the rpn2 gene encoding dolichyl-diphosphooligosaccharide--protein glycosyltransferase subunit 2 isoform X2; translated protein: MDRSRLLGLFILSLALSGAQALTPAHYLSLSDVARLQSLLSQQFTDLESAYYSVVGLTKLGATVPDHKEVCQFLKSQLDPTSVDSLFFAAETSQAISGCEIPVSNETRDILLAAVSEDSTMTQIQRAVSALGSLGLPLASKEVVGALTARINKEDNVMAITSALLTAARLSQQAELGGILEEIEDLTARLDDLGGIYLQFEEGLEATAMFVTAAYSLSDHVDMEPPLKEDQVIQLVNSIFSKKSWDSLAEAFSVASAAAALSSNRFHVPVIVSAQGPATVSHSQPTLQLLVTDVMSQPLASANVLVESAYAVASKSVILSQAPFTLNDGVFELNFMSNQPASGYYQFTVAVTGDSRLVANHVELKVKVSTEVAVTNMDLSVVDKDQSIGTKTTRVDYPSKAKSPFTADSHQNFAMSFQLVDVNTGVELTPHQTFVRLHNQKTGQEVVFVAEPDSKNLYKFELDTAERKSEFDSISGTYSLHLIVGDATLENPILWNVADVVLKFVDEEAPATIQPKTLYIPKPEIQHLFREPEKKPPTVVSNTFTALILSPFLLLLILWIKLGANISNFSFSPSTILFHLGHAALLGLMYVYWTHLNMFQTLKYLAIIGGVTFLAGNRMLAQKAVKRIEKK
- the rpn2 gene encoding dolichyl-diphosphooligosaccharide--protein glycosyltransferase subunit 2 isoform X1; translation: MDRSRLLGLFILSLALSGAQALTPAHYLSLSDVARLQSLLSQQFTDLESAYYSVVGLTKLGATVPDHKEVCQFLKSQLDPTSVDSLFFAAETSQAISGCEIPVSNETRDILLAAVSEDSTMTQIQRAVSALGSLGLPLASKEVVGALTARINKEDNVMAITSALLTAARLSQQAELGGILEEIEDLTARLDDLGGIYLQFEEGLEATAMFVTAAYSLSDHVDMEPPLKEDQVIQLVNSIFSKKSWDSLAEAFSVASAAAALSSNRFHVPVIVSAQGPATVSHSQPTLQLLVTDVMSQPLASANVLVESAYAVASKSVILSQAPFTLNDGVFELNFMSNQPASGYYQFTVAVTGDSRLVANHVELKVKVSTEVAVTNMDLSVVDKDQSIGTKTTRVDYPSKAKSPFTADSHQNFAMSFQLVDVNTGVELTPHQTFVRLHNQKTGQEVVFVAEPDSKNLYKFELDTAERKSEFDSISGTYSLHLIVGDATLENPILWNVADVVLKFVDEEAPATIQPKTLYIPKPEIQHLFREPEKKPPTVVSNTFTALILSPFLLLLILWIKLGANISNFSFSPSTILFHLGHAALLGLMYVYWTHLNMFQTLKYLAIIGGVTFLAGNRMLAQKAVKRIAAEQSSRLAKYRSLR